One window of Microcoleus vaginatus PCC 9802 genomic DNA carries:
- a CDS encoding polysaccharide deacetylase family protein: MAATGSFLLGVTWPINFLRANQPLQPIQAQVLAVSQSQEQQPMSNINKFSEAIANRVEFSQQALAQVQAIRFQSAVPSQFQGTTIRHAKLDSQHKAIALTFDDGPWPKTTTQILDILKENNIKATFFWVGKYLKNSPEIGQQVVAAGHAIGNHTWNHEYLQYNEDGAAREIDRTSSLIEELTGVQTSMFRPPGGILNNGLATYAQKKNYAVVMWSADSFDWRTLTESLIDNVMRQANSGGIVLLHDGGGNRARTVKALPDIIARLRNEGYIFVTVPELLHMQEQESKQQETAQK; this comes from the coding sequence ATGGCAGCCACAGGAAGTTTTTTGCTGGGTGTGACATGGCCGATTAACTTCTTGCGGGCCAATCAGCCCTTGCAACCGATTCAGGCGCAAGTCTTGGCCGTATCCCAGTCCCAAGAACAACAGCCGATGTCCAATATTAATAAGTTCTCCGAGGCGATCGCCAATCGAGTAGAATTTTCCCAACAGGCTCTAGCCCAAGTGCAGGCAATCCGATTTCAATCAGCCGTACCGTCGCAGTTTCAAGGTACAACCATTCGTCACGCGAAACTCGATTCCCAGCACAAGGCGATCGCCCTGACATTTGACGACGGCCCCTGGCCGAAAACAACTACACAAATCCTAGATATTCTCAAGGAAAATAATATTAAGGCTACATTCTTCTGGGTAGGAAAATACCTGAAAAATTCTCCCGAAATTGGCCAACAGGTCGTAGCAGCCGGTCACGCGATCGGCAATCACACTTGGAACCATGAATACCTTCAGTATAACGAAGACGGTGCCGCTCGCGAGATCGATCGCACTTCATCCTTAATTGAGGAGTTGACCGGCGTCCAAACATCGATGTTCCGCCCGCCTGGAGGCATTTTAAACAATGGATTGGCCACTTATGCTCAAAAGAAAAATTATGCAGTTGTGATGTGGTCTGCTGATTCTTTTGATTGGCGAACTCTTACGGAATCTTTGATAGACAACGTGATGAGGCAGGCAAATTCCGGCGGCATTGTGCTGCTGCACGACGGCGGCGGCAATCGAGCGAGAACTGTAAAAGCTTTGCCGGATATTATTGCTCGATTGAGAAATGAAGGGTACATTTTCGTAACAGTTCCCGAGTTATTGCATATGCAAGAACAAGAGTCAAAACAGCAGGAAACAGCACAAAAATAA
- a CDS encoding bifunctional pantoate--beta-alanine ligase/(d)CMP kinase yields the protein MRLFTTIAALRCYLNLQKSAAPHLTVGLVPTMGALHAGHMSLIQRARQENAIALVSIFVNPLQFGPTEDFQDYPRNFEQDRLLCEQAGVDAIFAPSATEMFGNQAVGAETEQTAQKQIEIHLSSLTQVVPPPAMTSVLCGKARPGHFQGVAAIVTKLLSLVQPTKAYFGQKDAQQLAIIRKLVFDFNLPVEIVACPIVREESGLAMSSRNLYLTVEQKQQASVLYRALQQASETFSSGARTAAAALAAAHAAVAQEPAVDLEYAELVDPDTLTPLQVVETAGLLAVAARVGSTRLIDNIILRNRRPIVAIDGPAGAGKSTVTRLAATALNLFYLDTGAMYRALTWLALKTDTPISDECAIAELISSSYLEYNLDPASKMLKINGEDVTEAIRSLEVTSRVSEMAAIPAVRQFLVEEQRRCGTKGGIIAEGRDIGTNVFPDAELKIFLTASVQERSRRRLLELKDTDRANTSLAQLEQDIALRDEKDSTREVAPLRKAADAVEIQTDNLTVAEVIDRIVGLYKERIGPKS from the coding sequence GTGCGCCTGTTTACTACCATTGCAGCACTTCGCTGCTACTTAAATTTACAAAAGTCTGCTGCACCTCATTTGACAGTCGGTTTGGTGCCGACGATGGGAGCTTTGCACGCAGGGCATATGAGCTTGATCCAGCGGGCAAGGCAAGAAAATGCGATCGCCCTGGTCAGCATTTTTGTCAACCCGCTGCAATTTGGGCCGACAGAAGATTTTCAAGATTATCCTCGGAATTTCGAGCAAGATCGGCTGTTGTGCGAACAAGCTGGGGTTGATGCCATATTTGCTCCCTCAGCAACCGAAATGTTCGGCAACCAAGCAGTCGGCGCAGAAACAGAGCAAACCGCCCAAAAACAGATAGAGATTCACCTTTCATCCTTAACTCAAGTAGTCCCGCCACCGGCGATGACATCGGTTTTGTGCGGCAAAGCAAGGCCCGGTCATTTTCAGGGCGTCGCGGCAATTGTTACTAAACTTTTGAGTTTGGTGCAGCCGACAAAAGCTTATTTCGGTCAAAAAGACGCCCAGCAGCTAGCAATTATTCGGAAGCTGGTCTTTGATTTTAATTTGCCTGTAGAGATTGTCGCTTGTCCGATCGTCCGCGAAGAGTCGGGACTGGCAATGAGTTCTCGCAATCTGTATTTAACAGTAGAGCAAAAACAGCAAGCCTCCGTACTCTACCGCGCGCTGCAACAAGCCTCGGAAACTTTTTCTTCAGGGGCTCGCACGGCAGCAGCCGCACTCGCAGCAGCCCACGCAGCAGTCGCACAAGAACCCGCAGTCGATCTCGAATACGCCGAACTCGTCGATCCCGACACTTTAACGCCCTTGCAAGTTGTGGAAACAGCGGGACTTTTAGCCGTGGCCGCCAGAGTTGGCTCTACTCGTTTGATTGACAATATAATTCTCAGGAATCGTCGGCCCATTGTGGCGATCGACGGCCCGGCGGGAGCAGGCAAATCTACCGTAACTCGCCTTGCCGCAACTGCTTTGAACTTGTTTTATCTGGATACCGGTGCGATGTATCGGGCGCTGACTTGGCTGGCATTGAAAACAGACACGCCGATTTCCGACGAATGCGCGATCGCCGAATTAATCAGTTCCAGTTATTTGGAATACAACCTCGATCCCGCATCAAAGATGTTGAAGATTAACGGCGAAGACGTAACCGAGGCAATTCGCAGTTTGGAAGTGACCTCCCGCGTCTCGGAAATGGCGGCGATTCCCGCCGTGCGGCAGTTTCTGGTGGAGGAACAGCGGCGCTGCGGCACAAAAGGCGGAATTATAGCAGAAGGCCGCGATATCGGCACTAACGTGTTTCCCGATGCGGAACTGAAGATTTTTTTGACGGCTTCGGTACAAGAGCGATCGCGCAGGCGGCTGTTAGAACTTAAAGATACCGATCGGGCTAATACTAGCTTGGCGCAATTGGAACAAGACATCGCCCTACGGGACGAAAAGGACAGCACCCGCGAGGTTGCACCTTTGCGTAAAGCGGCGGATGCTGTGGAAATTCAAACAGACAATCTGACTGTTGCTGAAGTTATCGATCGGATTGTCGGCTTGTACAAAGAGAGAATCGGCCCTAAAAGTTAA